A part of Campylobacter ureolyticus ACS-301-V-Sch3b genomic DNA contains:
- a CDS encoding response regulator transcription factor: MKILMIEDDVELAEILTEYLEKFKMEVVVADDPYIGLSKLNLDNFDAVILDLTLPGLDGLEVCKEIRKSNNVPIIVSSARHDLTDKINAFDFGADDYLPKPYNPKELLARLKSVIRRSEGLLSQNEQKQNSTKDLVVNEFEHTITLKGKPLKLTVAEYDILAYLIQKEGGAIKREELIYNCDAISEDSTNKSIDVIIGRIRAKLGENSKNPKYIHAIRGVGYKLIQ, from the coding sequence ATGAAAATTTTAATGATTGAAGATGATGTTGAACTAGCTGAAATTTTAACAGAGTATTTAGAAAAATTTAAAATGGAAGTTGTAGTGGCTGATGATCCATATATTGGTCTTTCAAAGTTAAATTTAGATAATTTTGATGCTGTTATATTAGATCTTACACTGCCTGGACTTGATGGACTCGAAGTCTGTAAAGAAATAAGAAAATCAAACAATGTTCCAATAATTGTCTCAAGTGCAAGACATGATTTAACTGATAAAATAAATGCGTTTGATTTTGGTGCAGATGATTACCTACCAAAACCATATAACCCAAAAGAGCTTCTTGCAAGACTAAAAAGTGTTATAAGAAGAAGCGAGGGTTTGCTTAGTCAAAATGAACAAAAACAAAACTCCACAAAAGATCTTGTTGTAAATGAGTTTGAACACACCATAACTTTAAAAGGAAAACCACTAAAACTAACAGTTGCTGAGTATGACATACTAGCATATCTTATACAAAAAGAAGGTGGAGCCATAAAAAGAGAAGAGTTGATTTATAACTGCGATGCGATAAGTGAAGACTCAACAAATAAAAGCATAGATGTAATAATTGGAAGAATTAGAGCAAAGCTTGGAGAAAATTCTAAAAATCCAAAATATATTCACGCAATAAGGGGCGTTGGCTATAAGTTGATACAATAA
- a CDS encoding DnaJ C-terminal domain-containing protein, whose protein sequence is MSDSLYETLGVSKDASNEDIKKAYRKLARKYHPDINKDPEAENKFKEINAAYEILSDDEKRRQYDARGDSMFGNQNFSDFARNAENFGDLNDILRNIFGGGFKNADFSGSFGGGFGGFGENLDINARLNLDFDFAINGGEKTININNQSIKIRVPAGVKDGEKLRIRNKGKVSSDGRSVGDIILHLSVTPSSEYEIKDDDLYKEIEIPLKTALFGGKVEVSTPKKEVSIKIGKNTKNGQKIRLKGYGIQNRNTKIYGDLYLKVNVLLPDIENLDKEAVKILEEKL, encoded by the coding sequence ATGAGTGATAGCCTATATGAAACTTTAGGTGTTAGTAAAGATGCTAGTAATGAAGATATAAAAAAAGCATATAGAAAACTAGCAAGAAAATACCATCCAGACATTAACAAAGACCCAGAAGCTGAGAATAAATTTAAAGAGATAAATGCAGCTTATGAAATTTTAAGCGATGATGAAAAAAGAAGACAATATGATGCCAGAGGTGATAGTATGTTTGGCAATCAAAATTTTAGTGATTTTGCAAGAAATGCCGAAAATTTTGGTGATTTAAATGACATACTTAGAAATATTTTTGGCGGAGGCTTTAAAAATGCAGATTTTAGCGGTAGCTTCGGTGGTGGTTTTGGAGGATTTGGTGAAAATTTAGACATAAATGCAAGACTTAATTTGGATTTTGATTTTGCTATAAATGGTGGCGAAAAAACAATCAATATAAATAATCAAAGTATTAAAATAAGAGTCCCAGCAGGTGTAAAAGATGGGGAAAAACTTCGTATAAGAAACAAAGGAAAAGTCTCAAGCGATGGAAGAAGTGTAGGGGATATAATTTTACACTTAAGCGTTACTCCAAGCAGTGAGTATGAAATAAAAGATGATGATTTATACAAAGAAATTGAAATTCCTTTAAAAACTGCTTTATTTGGTGGTAAAGTTGAAGTAAGCACTCCAAAAAAAGAAGTCAGTATAAAAATCGGTAAAAATACAAAAAATGGACAAAAAATAAGACTTAAAGGATATGGTATTCAAAACAGAAATACAAAAATCTATGGAGATTTATACCTAAAAGTAAATGTTTTGCTTCCAGATATTGAAAATCTTGATAAAGAAGCTGTAAAAATACTTGAAGAAAAACTATAA
- a CDS encoding heat shock protein transcriptional repressor HspR, whose product MMQSYDEPVYMISVVAKILDIHPQTLRQYEREGLIEPDRTKGKMRLYSQNDVDRIKMILRLTRDLGLNLAGVDVVFRLKEQIDEYEEMIEDLKKEIDKFSNTGTKRYLEKRRTGFDLIFVDDKKRN is encoded by the coding sequence ATTATGCAAAGCTATGATGAGCCAGTTTATATGATAAGTGTAGTTGCTAAAATTTTAGATATTCATCCTCAGACACTAAGACAGTATGAAAGAGAAGGATTGATCGAACCAGATAGAACAAAAGGTAAGATGAGACTTTATTCTCAAAATGATGTTGATAGAATTAAGATGATTTTAAGATTAACTAGAGATTTGGGTTTAAATTTGGCAGGAGTTGATGTTGTTTTTAGGCTAAAAGAACAAATTGATGAATATGAAGAAATGATAGAGGATCTAAAAAAAGAGATTGATAAATTTTCAAATACAGGAACAAAAAGATATTTAGAAAAAAGACGAACTGGATTTGACTTAATTTTTGTAGATGATAAAAAAAGAAATTAA
- a CDS encoding sodium-dependent transporter, protein MNEKFSRIGFILVVAGSAVGLGNAWKFPTLVGQNGGSAFILLYIILTLCVGSTIFLAELSIGKLSEKDPVNAYKTLAPKHKKAWSLVGYTMIGAILIISFYSIIIGWIVKYFFMGFGSLPTDINSSKDAFESLLLKDFLSQILCFSFVFFITFFVVSKGIKNGIEKLNIWMMPTLFILLFLMLIYSMSMDGFYEAVKFLFVPNFEALNTNSVLYALGLAFFSMSIGAGSIITYSASINDNTNFLKSTFSIIFINILIGLMMGLIVFTFIFEYGGDPSQQGPGLIFISLTSLFANMGVLGNILAITFFIALFFAGLTSAVSMVEPSAFHLINEYKFSRKKALILIGIVVYLLGTICILSSLSLTSDYFTFFDKSFFDLLDYLASNIIMPLGGFFAAIFVGFILKKETLEIFFSHCMSKKVFEIWYFFVRFIAPVAVVVIMINSLLKA, encoded by the coding sequence TTGAACGAGAAATTTAGTAGAATAGGTTTTATCCTAGTTGTTGCAGGAAGTGCAGTTGGTCTTGGAAATGCGTGGAAATTTCCTACTTTAGTAGGGCAAAATGGTGGATCTGCTTTTATACTTTTATATATAATTTTAACTTTATGTGTTGGATCAACTATATTTTTAGCTGAGTTAAGTATTGGAAAGCTTAGTGAAAAAGATCCAGTAAATGCCTATAAAACTCTTGCTCCAAAACATAAAAAAGCTTGGTCACTTGTTGGCTATACTATGATTGGTGCGATTTTAATAATATCTTTTTATAGTATTATAATTGGTTGGATTGTAAAATACTTCTTTATGGGTTTTGGTTCTTTGCCAACTGATATAAATAGCTCAAAAGATGCTTTTGAAAGCTTACTTTTAAAAGATTTTTTAAGTCAAATTTTATGCTTTAGTTTTGTCTTTTTTATAACATTTTTTGTGGTATCAAAAGGGATTAAAAATGGTATTGAAAAGCTTAATATCTGGATGATGCCAACACTTTTTATACTTTTATTTTTAATGCTAATTTATTCTATGAGTATGGATGGATTTTATGAAGCGGTTAAATTTTTATTTGTGCCAAATTTTGAAGCTTTAAATACAAATAGCGTTTTATATGCTTTAGGACTTGCTTTTTTTAGTATGTCAATTGGAGCAGGATCAATTATAACTTACTCAGCAAGTATAAATGACAATACAAATTTCTTAAAAAGCACATTTTCTATAATTTTTATAAATATTTTAATTGGTTTAATGATGGGACTTATAGTATTTACTTTTATTTTTGAATATGGTGGTGACCCGTCACAGCAAGGTCCTGGACTTATTTTTATCTCGCTTACTTCGCTTTTTGCAAATATGGGAGTTTTAGGAAATATTTTAGCAATAACTTTTTTTATAGCTTTATTTTTTGCAGGATTAACAAGTGCAGTTTCTATGGTAGAACCATCTGCGTTTCACCTTATAAATGAGTATAAATTTAGCCGTAAAAAGGCACTTATTTTAATAGGAATTGTAGTTTATCTTTTAGGAACTATTTGTATTTTATCCTCACTTAGTTTAACGAGTGATTATTTTACATTTTTTGATAAAAGCTTTTTTGATTTGCTTGATTATTTAGCTTCAAATATCATTATGCCTCTTGGTGGATTTTTTGCTGCTATTTTTGTCGGATTTATCTTAAAAAAAGAGACTTTAGAAATATTTTTTAGCCACTGTATGAGCAAAAAAGTTTTTGAAATTTGGTATTTTTTCGTTAGATTTATAGCTCCAGTAGCTGTTGTAGTTATAATGATAAATTCACTTTTAAAAGCTTAG